One Candidatus Tanganyikabacteria bacterium DNA window includes the following coding sequences:
- a CDS encoding histidine phosphatase family protein — protein MRKERLMSHRIVHLVRHGNVENPAGVIYGRLPNFHLSDRGRDEANEAARLLAGRPIGLVVTSPMERAVETALPIAAAHGLMPQVDARLLEVGTSFEGLTWKSLWRIVIGPARWRGRERHRELRTRMLIALRESSQRCPDREIVLVSHQGTILALRYALRGWSRAPLPSVLLECPTGSVTTILVGAHFLDGPGAPVPAREGA, from the coding sequence ATGAGGAAGGAGCGCCTGATGTCGCACCGAATCGTCCACTTGGTCCGCCACGGAAACGTCGAGAATCCGGCTGGCGTGATCTATGGGCGCCTGCCCAACTTTCATCTTTCCGATCGTGGCCGCGACGAAGCAAACGAGGCGGCACGCCTGCTGGCGGGGCGGCCGATCGGACTTGTCGTGACAAGCCCGATGGAGCGAGCCGTCGAAACCGCGTTGCCGATCGCCGCAGCTCACGGGCTAATGCCGCAAGTTGATGCTCGCCTCCTCGAGGTCGGGACGTCCTTCGAGGGCCTGACCTGGAAGTCGTTGTGGCGCATTGTTATCGGACCGGCCCGCTGGCGCGGCCGGGAGCGACATCGCGAGCTGCGCACTCGGATGCTCATCGCCCTACGCGAGTCATCGCAGCGATGCCCCGACCGGGAGATCGTATTGGTCTCGCACCAGGGAACCATCCTGGCGTTGCGCTATGCTCTTCGCGGATGGAGCCGGGCTCCGCTGCCGTCGGTCCTCCTGGAATGCCCGACCGGCTCCGTGACGACCATCCTCGTTGGTGCGCACTTCCTGGACGGTCCGGGAGCGCCCGTCCCTGCAAGGGAAGGTGCGTGA
- a CDS encoding HAD hydrolase-like protein, with protein sequence MAIVSNARQEARVARVAARFDVPYVHLARKPLPFGLISGARHLGVAPAELAVVGDRVLCDVVGGNLLGCLTILTRPLSPVERRPEQVLVRKIERLMLATQP encoded by the coding sequence ATGGCAATCGTTTCGAACGCCCGGCAGGAGGCCAGGGTTGCCCGCGTGGCTGCCCGTTTTGACGTGCCGTACGTACATCTGGCGCGAAAGCCCTTGCCTTTCGGCCTAATTAGCGGCGCCAGGCACCTGGGCGTAGCGCCCGCGGAACTGGCGGTCGTGGGCGACCGGGTCCTGTGCGACGTGGTCGGGGGCAACTTGCTCGGGTGCCTCACGATCCTGACGCGGCCGCTGTCACCCGTAGAGCGAAGACCTGAGCAGGTCCTCGTGAGGAAGATCGAGCGTCTGATGCTGGCCACGCAGCCGTGA